In Aerococcus loyolae, a genomic segment contains:
- a CDS encoding G5 domain-containing protein, with protein sequence MEKNYRYAIRKTTLGVGSVAIAAFLAGQGQEVQAAEQPSQPSSALAVDAVNPADQAGFYAAEGTPVNTDQPASGEDAKISGLPADTVNGPIVAANPDNPNYSENEKNVGHYRQSELANNGISYSATETEGKTEGVTHKVLNPSANTPDDKKKDYGIDISIDRNDSERTYNLIGITDSKKGVPIRPKVKPYEEVGQPTHINGKSTNFTPTTTVNITTGRQRALNSTFNEDDLKYINNHNNKETTFSFRDKYTKDNQNGTKFLEGGNFAVTFGVNPYPNENANLSIIKVAGDTNVNRVAVKEGYVKTGAHIENLDPADYDRVVGQVYHPDGSIVPQANAFIITPKNIEEMKGKLGNDIQLGQIIFAMPKGALEGSKDPDSPDYSIFNTDKFKGIQSLQARFFARPRTKEEFVGVVNAKNDENGTPYDDEWAYKYVETGAGTQTLNHNGQEVIADKQGIARYDNYNDLGSITINLDDTRYYDQKFNQGFEKKTDKVTPIRPGQDKVIFITDQDMDPAIEPNRKTYEEMNVAGNKKFATGVIDPDFVKKAEEKGWKVESTPGDISKLKVTAPADAKAGEFIPILITYTYTNGSTDLQWFHFVVQDSNNNKPEYHAEVGYQGDNLTNIPEIPQDSKKLDPKTFELVPQTGGYKDDHGNVWHGVKIDPQTGAVTATVPTDANIIGGENVYIPVKVNYTDPKSGQHKEEFVKAQFIARPKYKTTVTDTDDKLIPYETKEVIDETLPAGTIQVVTPGKVGKERTIFEQDVINGQKGLIDPATGQFTAGDQLFRKRTETIEEKQDRLVKVGTKPVEETVTIPRPVEVEVDPNMEPTAEPVVVEEGQDGVVTVKTTRDPQTGAVNITKATTTPARPKKVKVGTKTTGTVVDNDEIPFKYTVEFDPDFYKNYPDATENYKVVTPGQAGSNKKTWTIENSKVVGDPAVETVAPVNAVIKVGQKDYTGSFETVDKDLIPYETEYIVDNTLEPGKEVVENPGELGEKTTTTTHTIQNGQVIASTPGQSTQTKDPVKRVVRIGAKSSGSYQVTEPISFQVEVKKDPSLKKGEYKVETPGKPGSQTKTLTIENSQVTATSEPTINEQATNAVVLVGDQDFTGEVSHDVTEKVPFPVKIVEDPTLDKGTYHVDQEGVPGSKTTTYTQAIKNGVADGALTSTVKAESAPQEHIIRVGTKPLTGSTTVTTTNQKPFDVEIEYDNTKPAGTVEVVPNTGVPGEETKTTPVTAADGTVTPGTTTTTETKAPVNKKIIVGTQGYNGEFSHEYTNIVPFETEVEVDPSLAPNAVVEVQKGQLGETTTKVSQTITNGVPGEKVVSDPVQTKTPVNRKIKVGAKTEGVHTYTEELPFSYTVEYDPAIQAGKYEIVTPGAVGSRTTEWPITNSVVGQGKVTQEIPATNALIKVGNKDFTGQVTHTETVPVPNTVEIRYNPNVKAGETKVLEAGKPGSVDVTYSQAIKNGQADGDLVKTEANRVDPVNRVIEVGTQPVSGTETPIQQDVPVEVEYVYDNTKDKGFIEAGQVTPGTTQSKVVSKVVDGQVVNTVENVVTPAKQQIIVGTKDYTGNFEYKDTDVIPNHTQVTINPNLAPNEIKVVEAGNTGLKERTVSQSFTNGKLGEQVVGDYTTVKEPKDRVIEIGAKTTGSFKDTDTIPFEVEVKYDPTLKKGEWKYATVDGLEQRGVAGEKERTLTIENSQVTNISDFTTTKVPQKAVILVGNEDLTGNFTTVDKDPIPFEVEVKVDPSLAPGKEVVDQEGVPGEEETPTTHQIVNGQVTASMPGETKQTKAPVKKIVRLGAKTDGTYTHKDALPFEVEVRKAPDLKKGQTRVLQEGQPGEQTTTVTIENSQVVGSPSTTITKAPVKHIIEVGDQDFTGEVSHNVTETLPFKVEIQEDPNLPLFEIQEVQKGENGSKTTKYSQSIKNGAADGQLKTEEIARIEPKTHIIKVGTKAPENAETRVKEVPAEIEYVYDNTKDKGIVEKGAYTPGKVETKIKNIFNPQTGQIETTTEEVVTPAKQVIVVGAKDFTGDYKFSNTCPVPFPVEIRENPDLPAGTSKTVQAGVPGSKTTDYTQALKNGQAEGAPVSQDGAYTAPKAHIIEVGTKPVAGNTHESNKDVPVETIFEYDPNLNKGKVETVQVVPGHVTTKLVNKVVNGQVVTEEVPVVTPAKHIVKVGTKDFTGSFTTVDKNPVPFEVEYKLDPSLAPGTEVVDQEGVVGEEETPTTHTIVNGQVTESTPGQTTQTKAPVKKIVRIGAKTDGSYTHTEEIPFQVKVEVDPSLPKGEYKVETPGQVGQKTTTVTIENSQFVGSPNVVVTKEPVTEIIKLGGKDFTGQVSHTEHFETAFKVIVRRNENLKPGQVKTVQEGVKGSYDVTFTQKIKNGQADGPLQADRHNEVAALDHIIEVGPDCPICPVPGQPDQPGQDKPNTDKPNEDKPGDNTTPGGHTPEEGNPEKPQPGDPTPGSDQPENPSSSDKIPGNNTPDGQTSEEPQPGDKKPGQGTSDPDRPGGSSSNGRVPEKHPSDDNTPGNPTPGAEIPEENISKDKDSEGDSSTDKQPAGTVQSDQPVGEDPALDPASSASLSPASHKTSSTPSHQSVQVASVLPQTGAVASVTGVGLSLLLAGLGCLGLDRKKKK encoded by the coding sequence ATGGAGAAGAATTATAGATATGCGATAAGAAAAACTACCTTGGGGGTGGGAAGTGTCGCCATTGCTGCCTTCTTAGCTGGTCAAGGCCAAGAAGTGCAAGCTGCAGAACAGCCTAGCCAGCCAAGTTCGGCCCTAGCTGTTGACGCGGTGAACCCAGCTGACCAAGCTGGCTTCTACGCCGCAGAAGGGACACCAGTTAACACCGACCAACCCGCATCCGGTGAAGACGCCAAAATATCCGGCCTTCCTGCCGACACTGTCAACGGTCCGATAGTAGCGGCTAACCCAGACAACCCAAATTACTCAGAAAATGAGAAGAATGTGGGCCACTATAGACAGTCGGAATTGGCGAATAATGGGATTTCCTATTCTGCTACGGAAACAGAAGGTAAGACTGAAGGGGTGACACATAAGGTACTAAATCCATCAGCAAATACCCCTGATGATAAGAAAAAAGATTATGGGATTGATATTTCGATTGACCGGAATGACTCTGAAAGAACCTATAACTTGATAGGAATCACTGATTCTAAGAAAGGTGTACCTATAAGACCGAAAGTAAAACCATATGAAGAAGTAGGGCAGCCTACTCATATCAATGGTAAGAGTACTAATTTCACCCCTACTACAACTGTAAATATTACAACAGGTAGACAGAGAGCATTAAATTCAACATTTAATGAAGATGATCTTAAATATATAAATAACCATAACAATAAAGAAACTACCTTCTCTTTTAGGGATAAATATACTAAAGATAACCAAAATGGGACTAAATTTTTAGAGGGTGGAAACTTTGCTGTTACTTTTGGTGTCAACCCCTATCCAAATGAAAACGCCAACTTATCTATTATAAAGGTGGCTGGAGACACTAATGTCAATCGTGTTGCCGTCAAAGAAGGTTATGTTAAGACTGGAGCTCATATTGAAAATCTCGACCCTGCTGACTATGATCGAGTAGTGGGACAAGTTTACCATCCTGATGGATCTATTGTTCCTCAAGCTAATGCCTTTATCATCACACCTAAGAATATCGAGGAAATGAAAGGTAAACTCGGTAACGATATTCAACTAGGTCAGATTATCTTTGCAATGCCTAAGGGTGCTTTGGAAGGTTCGAAAGATCCCGACAGTCCAGATTATTCCATCTTTAATACGGATAAATTTAAGGGTATTCAAAGTTTACAAGCGCGTTTCTTTGCCCGCCCACGAACAAAGGAAGAATTTGTTGGTGTTGTAAATGCAAAGAATGATGAAAATGGAACTCCTTATGATGATGAGTGGGCCTACAAATACGTCGAAACCGGTGCAGGCACTCAAACCCTCAACCACAATGGTCAGGAAGTTATTGCCGATAAGCAAGGCATCGCGCGTTATGACAACTACAATGATTTAGGTTCGATCACCATCAACCTAGACGATACCCGTTACTACGACCAAAAATTCAACCAAGGTTTTGAAAAGAAAACCGATAAAGTAACTCCAATCCGTCCAGGACAAGATAAGGTTATTTTTATCACCGACCAGGACATGGACCCTGCCATCGAACCTAACCGCAAAACTTATGAAGAAATGAATGTGGCCGGTAACAAGAAATTTGCAACCGGGGTCATTGACCCAGACTTCGTCAAAAAAGCTGAAGAAAAAGGCTGGAAGGTAGAATCTACCCCTGGTGATATTTCTAAGCTCAAGGTCACAGCTCCAGCAGACGCCAAAGCTGGGGAATTTATTCCCATTTTAATTACCTATACTTATACCAACGGATCAACCGACCTCCAATGGTTCCATTTTGTGGTCCAAGATTCTAACAATAACAAGCCAGAATATCATGCGGAAGTGGGTTATCAGGGAGATAACTTAACCAATATCCCAGAAATTCCTCAAGATTCTAAGAAATTAGATCCTAAAACCTTTGAACTCGTACCTCAAACAGGCGGTTACAAGGACGACCATGGCAATGTCTGGCATGGTGTTAAAATTGATCCACAAACTGGTGCGGTAACCGCCACTGTGCCAACCGATGCCAACATTATCGGTGGCGAGAATGTCTATATTCCGGTTAAGGTCAACTATACTGATCCTAAATCTGGTCAACACAAGGAAGAATTTGTCAAAGCCCAATTCATCGCCCGTCCAAAATATAAGACGACCGTAACTGATACCGACGACAAGTTAATTCCTTATGAAACTAAGGAGGTTATCGACGAGACTCTGCCTGCAGGGACCATCCAAGTGGTGACCCCAGGTAAGGTCGGTAAGGAACGGACTATCTTCGAACAAGATGTCATCAACGGCCAAAAAGGTTTAATTGACCCAGCGACTGGCCAATTCACGGCCGGTGACCAACTCTTCAGAAAACGGACGGAAACCATTGAGGAGAAACAAGACCGTTTGGTGAAGGTTGGGACTAAGCCCGTTGAAGAAACCGTGACGATTCCTCGACCTGTTGAAGTTGAAGTGGATCCAAACATGGAACCGACTGCTGAACCGGTCGTTGTGGAAGAAGGCCAAGACGGTGTAGTTACCGTGAAGACAACCAGAGACCCTCAAACTGGTGCGGTCAACATCACGAAGGCTACCACGACTCCAGCTCGGCCTAAGAAAGTCAAAGTCGGCACCAAGACCACTGGCACCGTTGTCGATAACGACGAGATTCCATTCAAATACACAGTGGAATTCGATCCGGACTTTTACAAGAACTACCCTGACGCGACCGAAAATTACAAGGTCGTGACCCCAGGACAAGCGGGTTCTAACAAGAAGACCTGGACCATTGAAAACTCTAAGGTTGTAGGTGACCCTGCTGTGGAAACGGTGGCTCCAGTCAATGCGGTGATCAAGGTGGGCCAAAAAGACTACACGGGTAGCTTTGAAACGGTGGACAAGGATCTGATTCCTTATGAAACCGAATATATTGTCGATAACACCCTTGAACCCGGTAAGGAAGTAGTGGAAAATCCAGGTGAACTCGGTGAGAAGACCACCACAACTACCCACACCATCCAAAATGGTCAAGTGATCGCTTCGACACCAGGACAAAGTACCCAAACAAAAGATCCTGTTAAGCGTGTCGTTCGCATCGGGGCTAAGTCTAGCGGTAGCTACCAAGTGACGGAGCCAATTTCATTCCAAGTAGAAGTCAAGAAGGACCCAAGCTTGAAGAAGGGCGAATACAAGGTAGAAACCCCAGGTAAGCCAGGCAGTCAAACCAAGACCCTGACCATCGAAAACTCTCAAGTGACCGCTACTTCTGAGCCAACCATTAATGAGCAAGCTACTAATGCGGTTGTTTTAGTGGGCGACCAAGACTTTACCGGCGAAGTGAGCCACGATGTCACTGAAAAAGTGCCATTCCCAGTCAAGATTGTTGAAGACCCAACCTTGGACAAGGGCACTTACCATGTCGACCAAGAAGGGGTTCCAGGATCTAAGACCACGACCTATACCCAAGCCATCAAGAATGGGGTAGCGGATGGCGCCCTGACTTCAACTGTCAAAGCCGAAAGCGCGCCTCAAGAACACATCATCCGGGTCGGCACCAAGCCTTTAACTGGCTCTACCACTGTGACGACCACCAACCAAAAACCATTCGACGTGGAAATCGAATACGATAATACCAAGCCAGCTGGTACGGTAGAAGTCGTGCCAAATACAGGTGTCCCTGGTGAAGAAACCAAGACTACTCCAGTAACTGCTGCGGATGGCACGGTGACCCCAGGAACCACCACCACGACCGAAACCAAGGCTCCAGTCAATAAGAAGATTATTGTGGGCACCCAAGGCTATAACGGGGAATTCAGCCACGAATACACCAATATCGTGCCTTTTGAAACCGAAGTTGAAGTGGACCCAAGTCTGGCTCCAAATGCAGTGGTTGAAGTTCAAAAAGGCCAGTTAGGCGAAACGACCACCAAGGTAAGTCAAACCATCACCAATGGCGTTCCTGGTGAGAAAGTGGTTTCTGATCCGGTTCAAACTAAGACACCGGTCAACCGCAAGATCAAAGTGGGGGCTAAGACAGAAGGTGTCCATACTTACACCGAAGAACTGCCATTTAGCTACACGGTAGAATACGACCCAGCTATCCAAGCCGGCAAGTATGAAATCGTGACTCCAGGCGCAGTGGGTTCACGGACCACCGAATGGCCAATTACCAACTCTGTGGTCGGCCAAGGCAAGGTGACTCAAGAAATCCCTGCCACCAACGCTTTAATCAAGGTCGGCAACAAGGACTTCACCGGTCAAGTGACCCATACCGAAACGGTACCAGTACCGAATACGGTGGAAATCCGCTACAACCCCAACGTCAAAGCTGGCGAGACCAAGGTCCTTGAAGCAGGCAAGCCAGGTTCTGTTGATGTCACCTACAGCCAAGCCATCAAGAATGGCCAAGCGGACGGGGACTTGGTGAAGACGGAAGCCAACCGCGTGGACCCAGTTAACCGGGTCATCGAAGTCGGCACCCAGCCAGTTTCTGGCACGGAAACCCCAATCCAACAAGATGTTCCGGTTGAAGTAGAATATGTTTATGACAACACCAAGGACAAGGGCTTTATTGAAGCCGGTCAGGTCACTCCTGGCACGACCCAAAGCAAGGTCGTTTCCAAGGTAGTTGACGGCCAAGTGGTCAACACGGTTGAAAATGTGGTGACTCCAGCCAAGCAACAAATCATCGTTGGGACCAAGGATTACACTGGAAACTTTGAATACAAGGATACCGACGTGATTCCAAACCATACCCAAGTGACCATCAACCCGAACTTGGCACCAAATGAAATCAAGGTGGTTGAGGCAGGTAATACTGGTCTCAAGGAACGGACGGTTAGCCAATCCTTCACTAATGGCAAACTGGGCGAACAAGTCGTCGGTGACTACACCACAGTCAAAGAACCGAAAGACCGCGTGATCGAAATCGGCGCGAAAACGACTGGATCATTCAAGGATACTGATACCATCCCATTCGAAGTGGAAGTCAAGTATGATCCAACCCTCAAGAAGGGCGAGTGGAAGTACGCTACAGTAGACGGGCTAGAACAAAGAGGGGTAGCCGGTGAAAAGGAAAGAACCCTTACCATTGAAAACTCTCAAGTAACCAATATCTCAGACTTCACCACCACTAAGGTCCCTCAAAAGGCAGTCATCTTAGTAGGTAATGAAGATCTGACCGGAAACTTCACCACAGTCGACAAAGACCCAATCCCATTCGAAGTGGAAGTCAAAGTCGATCCAAGCCTGGCCCCAGGAAAAGAAGTTGTTGACCAAGAAGGGGTTCCGGGTGAAGAAGAAACTCCAACCACTCATCAAATTGTCAACGGTCAAGTGACCGCATCGATGCCAGGTGAGACCAAGCAAACCAAGGCACCAGTCAAGAAGATTGTCCGCCTTGGAGCCAAGACCGATGGCACCTACACCCACAAGGACGCTCTCCCATTCGAAGTCGAAGTGCGGAAGGCTCCTGACCTCAAGAAGGGCCAAACCAGAGTCCTTCAAGAGGGTCAACCCGGTGAACAAACCACCACGGTAACCATCGAAAACTCTCAAGTGGTCGGCTCACCAAGCACGACCATTACCAAGGCACCGGTCAAACATATTATTGAAGTCGGTGACCAAGACTTTACTGGAGAAGTTTCCCATAATGTCACTGAGACATTGCCATTCAAGGTGGAAATCCAAGAAGATCCAAACCTCCCACTCTTTGAAATCCAAGAAGTTCAAAAAGGTGAAAATGGATCCAAGACCACCAAGTACAGTCAATCTATTAAGAATGGGGCAGCTGACGGCCAACTGAAAACGGAAGAAATTGCCCGCATCGAACCCAAGACCCATATCATCAAGGTCGGCACCAAGGCTCCGGAAAATGCTGAAACGAGAGTCAAGGAAGTCCCAGCCGAGATTGAATACGTCTACGACAATACTAAGGACAAGGGCATAGTTGAGAAAGGGGCCTACACCCCAGGTAAGGTGGAAACCAAGATTAAGAACATCTTCAACCCACAAACCGGTCAAATCGAAACCACAACCGAAGAAGTGGTGACTCCAGCCAAACAAGTGATTGTTGTTGGGGCTAAAGACTTTACCGGCGACTACAAGTTCTCCAATACTTGCCCAGTGCCATTCCCAGTTGAAATCAGAGAAAATCCTGATTTACCAGCGGGAACCTCGAAGACCGTCCAAGCAGGCGTTCCAGGTTCTAAGACCACGGACTATACTCAAGCTCTCAAGAACGGCCAAGCGGAAGGGGCACCCGTCAGCCAAGACGGCGCTTATACCGCACCAAAAGCTCACATTATCGAAGTGGGTACTAAGCCAGTCGCAGGCAACACCCATGAAAGCAACAAGGATGTTCCAGTTGAGACCATCTTTGAATATGATCCAAATCTGAACAAGGGCAAGGTAGAAACTGTCCAAGTTGTTCCAGGTCATGTGACCACCAAACTGGTCAACAAAGTGGTTAACGGTCAAGTGGTGACTGAAGAAGTGCCGGTAGTAACCCCAGCCAAACATATTGTTAAGGTAGGGACCAAGGACTTTACCGGAAGCTTTACCACAGTAGACAAGAATCCTGTGCCATTTGAAGTGGAATACAAGCTGGATCCAAGTCTGGCCCCAGGGACAGAAGTTGTGGACCAAGAAGGGGTTGTCGGGGAAGAAGAAACCCCAACTACCCATACCATTGTCAATGGTCAAGTGACCGAGTCTACTCCTGGTCAAACCACTCAAACCAAGGCGCCAGTCAAGAAAATTGTCCGCATTGGTGCCAAGACTGACGGAAGCTACACCCATACGGAAGAAATTCCATTCCAGGTGAAAGTAGAAGTTGATCCAAGCTTGCCTAAGGGTGAATACAAGGTGGAAACCCCTGGCCAAGTGGGTCAAAAGACCACTACCGTAACGATTGAGAATTCTCAATTTGTCGGCAGTCCAAATGTTGTCGTGACCAAAGAACCGGTGACCGAGATCATTAAGCTGGGTGGCAAAGACTTTACTGGTCAAGTCAGCCATACGGAACACTTCGAGACCGCCTTTAAGGTGATTGTTCGCCGCAATGAGAACTTGAAACCAGGTCAAGTGAAGACCGTTCAAGAAGGGGTTAAGGGCTCTTATGATGTCACCTTCACCCAAAAGATTAAGAACGGCCAAGCTGACGGACCCCTCCAAGCAGACCGTCATAATGAAGTCGCAGCTCTTGATCATATCATTGAAGTGGGACCGGATTGCCCAATCTGCCCAGTTCCTGGTCAACCAGATCAACCTGGCCAAGACAAACCAAATACCGACAAGCCAAATGAGGACAAACCTGGCGATAACACCACACCAGGTGGACACACTCCAGAGGAAGGCAATCCTGAAAAACCGCAACCAGGAGATCCAACTCCAGGAAGTGATCAACCGGAAAATCCATCCTCAAGTGACAAAATACCTGGCAATAATACGCCAGACGGTCAAACATCAGAAGAGCCTCAACCAGGAGACAAGAAACCCGGTCAAGGAACTTCTGACCCCGATAGACCGGGCGGATCAAGCTCCAATGGTCGAGTTCCAGAAAAACATCCATCCGATGACAATACACCAGGAAATCCTACCCCAGGAGCCGAGATTCCAGAGGAAAATATCTCAAAAGATAAAGATTCAGAGGGAGATTCCTCAACAGATAAGCAGCCAGCAGGCACTGTTCAAAGTGATCAACCGGTAGGTGAAGATCCAGCTCTTGACCCAGCCTCATCTGCTAGCCTCAGTCCAGCTAGTCATAAGACCAGCTCGACACCAAGCCACCAATCAGTGCAAGTGGCTTCGGTCTTACCGCAAACTGGCGCGGTTGCTTCTGTAACAGGAGTCGGTTTATCCCTACTCCTAGCAGGATTAGGCTGCCTCGGTCTCGACCGTAAGAAGAAAAAATAA
- the phnC gene encoding phosphonate ABC transporter ATP-binding protein, with protein MIRFEHVDKVYEGGLKALDDINLEIPNGRFVAIVGKSGAGKSTLIRTINKMHDINGGKLTVNDRDVSALEGSQLRKFRRNIGMVFQSFNLVEKTTVLNNVLNAFLPDLAWHQKLFSLFTEEQKVKALEALESVDILDKAYDRVDQLSGGQKQRVALARTLVQEPSIILADEPVASLDPISSKQVMDYFKNINQSQDITILINIHDVDMALDYADSVIGINAGKIVYYGPSSEVNQEILDTIYKKS; from the coding sequence ATGATTCGATTTGAACATGTGGATAAGGTTTATGAAGGTGGATTAAAGGCTTTAGATGATATTAATTTAGAAATTCCCAATGGTCGTTTTGTCGCCATTGTGGGGAAATCCGGAGCTGGGAAATCGACTTTAATTCGTACCATTAATAAAATGCATGACATTAACGGCGGTAAATTAACCGTTAACGATAGGGATGTTTCTGCCCTAGAAGGTAGCCAATTAAGAAAATTCCGGAGAAATATCGGCATGGTCTTCCAATCCTTTAACCTGGTGGAAAAGACCACGGTCTTAAATAATGTACTCAATGCCTTTTTACCTGACTTAGCCTGGCATCAGAAACTATTTTCTCTGTTTACAGAAGAGCAAAAGGTCAAAGCCCTGGAAGCCCTAGAAAGTGTCGATATCCTTGACAAGGCCTATGACCGGGTCGACCAATTGTCTGGTGGACAAAAACAACGGGTAGCCCTAGCGCGAACTTTGGTTCAGGAACCATCGATTATTTTAGCTGACGAACCAGTGGCCAGTCTGGACCCGATTTCTTCTAAGCAGGTGATGGATTACTTTAAAAATATTAATCAAAGTCAAGATATTACCATTTTAATTAATATCCATGATGTCGATATGGCCCTTGATTATGCCGATAGTGTGATCGGGATTAATGCCGGAAAGATTGTTTATTATGGTCCAAGTAGTGAGGTTAATCAAGAGATTTTAGATACGATTTACAAGAAGTCTTAG
- a CDS encoding phosphate/phosphite/phosphonate ABC transporter substrate-binding protein, with product MSIKKWLLSGLSVLTAFGLAACGNEGGESGDSAEAGNHIDTLSVEFVPSRDPEEIITVTDPLKDILKEELEKQGFTVDNVDINVGTSYEATGEALEAGTTDVGFIPGGTYVLYEEGIEPILTATRGGLSVTGENPQDWNKEPVTKVDDQVTYYHGLILAGPSEKGQELAEKVNNGEELNWEDLNSANWSVMGTSSPAGYIYPSLWLQDNYGKNITDLDNVVQADSYASAFARLASGQVDVMVTYADARLDNEDKWQEQLGGSDDIWKEVQVIGVTKPMMNDTISVSKNSENMTPELAEALQEAFINIAQTEEGQEIIAVYTHEGYEKAEPSDYDTEREAQKLVQEMN from the coding sequence ATGAGTATCAAAAAATGGCTATTGAGTGGTTTAAGTGTATTAACCGCTTTTGGTTTGGCAGCTTGTGGTAATGAAGGTGGAGAGAGTGGGGATTCAGCTGAGGCAGGTAATCATATTGATACTTTATCAGTAGAATTCGTTCCTTCCCGTGACCCTGAAGAAATTATTACGGTCACTGATCCTTTGAAAGACATTTTGAAGGAAGAATTAGAAAAACAAGGGTTTACTGTTGATAATGTCGACATCAACGTGGGAACCAGTTATGAAGCGACCGGTGAAGCTTTAGAGGCTGGAACGACTGACGTTGGTTTTATTCCTGGTGGGACCTATGTGCTTTATGAAGAAGGTATCGAACCGATCTTAACCGCAACTCGTGGCGGACTTTCGGTTACTGGGGAAAATCCTCAAGACTGGAATAAAGAACCGGTAACCAAAGTAGACGACCAAGTGACTTACTATCACGGCCTAATCTTAGCGGGACCAAGTGAAAAAGGTCAAGAATTAGCCGAAAAGGTAAATAATGGCGAAGAACTTAACTGGGAAGACCTTAATTCAGCAAACTGGTCAGTGATGGGGACTTCTTCTCCAGCGGGTTACATCTATCCATCCCTTTGGTTACAAGATAACTATGGTAAGAATATTACCGACTTAGATAATGTGGTTCAAGCGGACTCCTATGCTTCAGCTTTTGCCCGTTTAGCATCTGGTCAAGTAGATGTCATGGTCACCTATGCGGATGCCCGTTTGGATAATGAAGATAAATGGCAAGAACAACTCGGTGGTAGTGATGACATCTGGAAAGAAGTTCAAGTGATTGGGGTCACTAAACCAATGATGAACGATACCATTTCCGTATCCAAGAACTCTGAAAACATGACTCCTGAATTAGCTGAAGCCTTACAGGAAGCCTTCATCAATATTGCCCAAACAGAGGAAGGCCAAGAAATTATTGCTGTTTACACCCACGAAGGTTATGAAAAGGCCGAACCATCTGACTATGACACCGAACGTGAAGCCCAAAAATTAGTGCAAGAAATGAATTAA